DNA sequence from the Oxalobacteraceae sp. CFBP 8761 genome:
TACTCAAGCAGCATGTCCTCGACAAATAATTTTGCCGACAGCGGATGATCGGCCACTGCGCGCCGCTCGTTCATGGCCTTGATCGCGCGCAGCAGGTTGTTCGTCTGCGCCCGGCCGGCCAGCGCCGCCAGCTCTTTCTGGTAGCGCGGGTAGTAGCGGATCTTGCCCGACAATTTGTACGAAAACACATCGTACAGCCAGCGCTGGGTCCACGCCACCAATGCCGGCAACTCGGCCTTGGCCAGCTTGTCGGCCGCGCGCAGCGCCGCATCCGGCGCCGGGCGCGCCAGAAACGCGAGCAGCACGTCGAGTTCTTCGCGGCTGCCGTGCGCCGATGCGGCCAGCGCCGCCAGCGGTGCGCCGCCCTGCTCGCGCAGCCAGCTGTCGGCATCCGGCACGCTTTGCGCGTTGAGCCACGCCAGCGCGTCATCGTGCGACGGCATCGGCAGCGCGAACTTGCGGCAGCGCGACAGGATCGTCGGCAGCAGCCGGTCCAGGCTATTGGACGACAGCAGGAACACGGTGCCCGGTGGCGGTTCTTCCAGCGTCTTGAGCAGCGCGTTCGAGGCCGGTGTATTCAGCGCCTCGGCCGGATATAGCACCACGACGCGCAAGCCCTGGCGGTGCGTCGAGATATTCATGAAGTCGGCCAGCGCGCGGATCTGCTCGATCTTGATTTCTTTCGACGGCGCCTTGGTCGACTTCGATTTACGATCGCCGTCGCCTTCCTCGTCGCCCGCGCCCGGTTCGTCCTCGAGTGCTTCGGGCCGCACGCGGCGGTAATCGGGATGGTTGTGCTGGGCAAACCAGCCGCACGATGCGCAGACGCCGCAAGCCTGGCCGTCAGGCCGGGCGTTCTCGCACAGCAGCGCCTGGGCAAACGCTTCGATGAAATCGGCCTTGCCGGTGCCGGCCGGGCCGTGGAACAGGATCGCGTGCGGCATGCGCGCGCGCAGCGCCTGCAATTGCGTCCAGGCGGCGCCCTGCCACGGATACATCGTCACAGCAGGCGCTCCAGGACATCCGCGAGTTCGCGCTGGATCGCCTCGATGCTGCGCGTCGAATCGACGACGACGAAGCGCCCCGGGAACTGCGCCGCGCGGCGCAGATACTCGGCGCGGCACCGGCCAAAGAATTCAGCCTGCTCGCGCTCGAACTTGTCGAGCGTGCGCGAAGCCGCAAGCCGTTCGCGCGCTACTTCCAGCGGCACGTCGAACAGCAGCGTCAGGTCCGGCTGCAGCGCTGGATGCACCCATGCCTCGAGTGCTTCCATCTTCTCGCGCGACAGGCCGCGGCCACCGCTCTGGTACGCGAAACTGGCATCGGTGAACCGGTCCGACAGCACCCAGTGACCCTGCGCCAGCTGCGGCGCAATCACCTGCGCGATATGTTCGCGGCGGCTGGCGAACATCAGCAGCGCCTCGGTCTCCAGATGCATCGTTTCGTGCAGCAGCACGTCGCGCAGCTTTTCGCCCAGCGGCGTGCCGCCCGGCTCGCGCGAGGCGACGACGGTCTTGCCATGCGTTGCGAGAAAATCGGTGACGAAACCGATATGGGTCGATTTTCCGGCGCCGTCGATGCCTTCGAACGTGATGAACTTGCCCTGCATGGAACAACTTTCTGTCATTGGGTGGTGATCCCGCGCTGGTAGCGATTCACGGCGCGGTTATGGTCCGGCAGATTGCTGGAGAACTGGCTGGTGCCGTCGCCGCGCGAGACGAAATACAGCGCCGGCGTCTCGGCCGGCGCGAGCGCCGCCTGCAGCGATTGCAGGCCGGGCAGCGAGATCGGCGTGGGCGGCAAGCCGCCGCGCGTATAGGTATTGTACGGCGTGTCGGTCAGCAGGTCCTTCTTGCCGATCTTGCCGACGAACGCGTCGCCCATGCCGTAGATGACGGTCGGATCGGTCTGCAGCAGCATCCCGGTGCGCAGGCGGTTGACGAACACGCCGGCAATCATCGTGCGTTCGCTCTTCTGCCCCGTTTCCTTCTCGACGATCGAGGCCATGATCAGCGCCTCGTACGGCGTCTTGTACGGCAGATCCTTGTTGCGCTTTTCCCAGGCTTCGTTCAGGTGATCCAGCATGGCCTGGTGCGCGCGGCGGTAGATCTCGATCTCGGACGAGCCCTTCGCGAACAGATAGGTATCGGGGAAGAACAGGCCTTCCGGATCCTTGTACTCGGTCGAGATTTTCGCCATCAGTTCGGCGTCGGTCAGCTTGACGGTATCGTGCTTCAGGCGCGTGTGGCTGCTGATCGCCTGGCGCATCTGCTTGAAGCTCCAGCCTTCGATGATCGTCACGGCTTCTTGCGCGAATTCGCCGCGCACCAGTTGCGACAGCAGGCGGCGCGGCGATGTGTTCGGCTTGAGTTCATAGCTACCAGCCTTGATGCGGCCCGCGTCGCCCGTCAGGCGCGCCAGCAGCACGAACAGCGTCGGGTTGACGGGCACGCCGGCGGCGGCCATCTGCTGCGCGCTGGCGGCCACGCCACTGCCGGGGTTGATCGAAAATTCAATCGGGGCACCGGGGACGGGCAAGGCCTGCTTGGTCCACCAGGCAAAGCCGCTGGCGGCGGCGACGGAAACGATGACGCCGGTAACGAGTAATTTTTTTATCAGTGCCATGTCTTTGCGCGGTCAACGTGCGAAATGGACCGCGCCCGGCGCGATTTTCCACACAACTCTATAATGAGGCCGTAATGATAAAGCCTAATTGCCTAAATATAAGCGGATTTTGATGACGACCCAGACAGACATCCAGAACACGCCTTCGCCAGCATCCGGTCACGACCAGCTCGCGGTCGCCGCGCAGGCCATCGAGACTGGCCCGCAGCTCACGCTCGACGACGTCACCGCCGGCTTCATCGCGACGGTACGCGACCAGGGCCTGATCGCCGTGAGCGGTGACGACGCTGCCAAATTCCTGCATACGCAACTGACCAACGACGTCGAGCACCTGACGGCAACGGACGTGCGCTTCGCGGGCTTCTGCACGCCGAAGGGCCGCCTGCAGGCAAGCTTCCTGATGTGGCGCGACGTCGATGCCGTCTACCTGCAACTGCCGCGCGCGATCCAGGCGCCGCTGCAGAAACGGCTGTCGATGTTCGTCATGCGCTCGAAGGCCAAACTTGTCGATGCAACCGAAGCGGCGCCATTCGCCACGGTGCTCGGCCTGGGCGGCGCGCGCGCGCAAGCGGCGCTCGGCCAGATCGTGCCAACGCTGCCGGCCACGCCGATGACCAAGACGGATGGTGCGTTCGGCACCGTGCTGCGCCTGAACGATGCGTTCGGCGCGCCGCGCTACCTGTGGCTCACGTCCGCCGAGACGGCAAGTGCTGCACTGTCCGCATTGGGCACGCAGCTTGCCGTCGGCGGCGACCAGGCCTGGCAACTGGCGACGATCCACGCGGCCGAGCCGCAGGTGGGCCCCGCCACGCAGGAACAGTTCGTCCCGCAGATGATCAATCTGGAGCTGCTCGGTGGCGTCAATTTCAAGAAGGGCTGCTATCCAGGCCAGGAAATCGTCGCACGCACCAAGTACCTCGGCAAGATCAAGCGCCGCGCTGCGCTGGCCCGTATTGACGACGCGGGTGCACGCGCCGGCGACGAAGTCTTTTCGTTGCTCGACCCGAGCCAGCCATGCGGCATGGTCGTCAACGTCGCACCCAACGGCATCGGCGGCGCCGA
Encoded proteins:
- the mltG gene encoding endolytic transglycosylase MltG; translated protein: MALIKKLLVTGVIVSVAAASGFAWWTKQALPVPGAPIEFSINPGSGVAASAQQMAAAGVPVNPTLFVLLARLTGDAGRIKAGSYELKPNTSPRRLLSQLVRGEFAQEAVTIIEGWSFKQMRQAISSHTRLKHDTVKLTDAELMAKISTEYKDPEGLFFPDTYLFAKGSSEIEIYRRAHQAMLDHLNEAWEKRNKDLPYKTPYEALIMASIVEKETGQKSERTMIAGVFVNRLRTGMLLQTDPTVIYGMGDAFVGKIGKKDLLTDTPYNTYTRGGLPPTPISLPGLQSLQAALAPAETPALYFVSRGDGTSQFSSNLPDHNRAVNRYQRGITTQ
- a CDS encoding dTMP kinase; translated protein: MTESCSMQGKFITFEGIDGAGKSTHIGFVTDFLATHGKTVVASREPGGTPLGEKLRDVLLHETMHLETEALLMFASRREHIAQVIAPQLAQGHWVLSDRFTDASFAYQSGGRGLSREKMEALEAWVHPALQPDLTLLFDVPLEVARERLAASRTLDKFEREQAEFFGRCRAEYLRRAAQFPGRFVVVDSTRSIEAIQRELADVLERLL
- a CDS encoding folate-binding protein YgfZ, with translation MTTQTDIQNTPSPASGHDQLAVAAQAIETGPQLTLDDVTAGFIATVRDQGLIAVSGDDAAKFLHTQLTNDVEHLTATDVRFAGFCTPKGRLQASFLMWRDVDAVYLQLPRAIQAPLQKRLSMFVMRSKAKLVDATEAAPFATVLGLGGARAQAALGQIVPTLPATPMTKTDGAFGTVLRLNDAFGAPRYLWLTSAETASAALSALGTQLAVGGDQAWQLATIHAAEPQVGPATQEQFVPQMINLELLGGVNFKKGCYPGQEIVARTKYLGKIKRRAALARIDDAGARAGDEVFSLLDPSQPCGMVVNVAPNGIGGADALVEIKLAQLTEDVRLGSATGARVSFLPMPYSLDAIDD
- a CDS encoding DNA polymerase III subunit delta': MYPWQGAAWTQLQALRARMPHAILFHGPAGTGKADFIEAFAQALLCENARPDGQACGVCASCGWFAQHNHPDYRRVRPEALEDEPGAGDEEGDGDRKSKSTKAPSKEIKIEQIRALADFMNISTHRQGLRVVVLYPAEALNTPASNALLKTLEEPPPGTVFLLSSNSLDRLLPTILSRCRKFALPMPSHDDALAWLNAQSVPDADSWLREQGGAPLAALAASAHGSREELDVLLAFLARPAPDAALRAADKLAKAELPALVAWTQRWLYDVFSYKLSGKIRYYPRYQKELAALAGRAQTNNLLRAIKAMNERRAVADHPLSAKLFVEDMLLEYTGCCT